Proteins from a single region of Sphingomonas swuensis:
- a CDS encoding ThiF family adenylyltransferase yields the protein MTKINALNRTFLLMRSDLNEGVSDEQLLEALCSTRVLLAADQTVLATHSGQSAFIAAATTMARSAHSVWLQADDVPLLGEQPPLQGATMLEALRETGRDLLPDWSFEEGDPKTADIAILFGAPQVTVEAGLTLHANATDWACEVGVSPDGGWQGGDWPMGGLAVAAIVAGEAFKTAMRKLREHALSPPLFDDLHAPVSKAGIALAPPDTPKVSDLGSFDLVSAGAIGNAALHVLMRLPGICGICRVIDHDTSAITNLNRNALLRRSRLNDPKVEDLASYANGLAIEPVPHRYKGEGEPPIALGDVVLVGVDHIPSRWAVQRENPSWLGIGGTEGTSVQCSWHEPGLACARCVHPSDIERSGDIPTTAFVSYWAGLLLAAAFLRCRAGVARPMNEQAAFLSALRPESWAYAYSPILPLPDCPECGGARRAA from the coding sequence ATGACCAAGATCAACGCCCTCAACCGGACCTTTCTCCTGATGCGCTCCGACCTGAACGAGGGCGTGTCCGACGAACAGCTGCTCGAAGCGCTCTGCTCAACCCGCGTGCTCCTGGCAGCTGATCAGACGGTTCTCGCAACCCACTCAGGCCAGTCGGCCTTCATTGCCGCGGCGACGACCATGGCGCGTTCGGCGCACTCGGTTTGGCTTCAAGCGGACGACGTGCCTTTGCTCGGAGAGCAGCCGCCGCTGCAGGGCGCCACGATGCTCGAGGCTCTGCGTGAGACCGGCCGCGACCTGCTTCCGGACTGGTCGTTTGAGGAAGGCGACCCCAAAACGGCGGATATCGCGATCCTGTTCGGCGCTCCGCAAGTGACGGTCGAAGCCGGTCTCACGCTTCATGCCAATGCCACCGACTGGGCCTGTGAGGTGGGGGTGTCCCCGGACGGCGGTTGGCAGGGCGGAGACTGGCCGATGGGCGGCCTTGCCGTAGCGGCCATCGTTGCCGGCGAGGCGTTCAAGACCGCGATGCGCAAGCTTCGTGAGCATGCGCTCTCGCCGCCGCTGTTCGACGATCTTCATGCGCCGGTCAGCAAGGCCGGAATTGCGCTTGCCCCGCCGGACACGCCCAAGGTGTCAGACCTTGGCTCGTTCGACCTCGTCAGCGCGGGCGCGATTGGTAATGCCGCGCTCCACGTGCTGATGCGACTTCCAGGCATCTGCGGGATCTGCCGGGTGATCGACCATGACACGAGCGCGATCACCAACCTCAACCGCAACGCCTTGCTGCGCCGTTCGAGGCTCAACGATCCCAAGGTTGAGGATCTGGCGTCCTACGCCAACGGGCTTGCGATCGAGCCGGTGCCGCATCGCTATAAGGGCGAAGGCGAGCCGCCCATCGCGCTTGGCGATGTCGTCTTGGTCGGCGTCGACCATATCCCGTCCCGCTGGGCGGTGCAGCGCGAAAACCCGTCCTGGCTCGGCATCGGCGGGACCGAGGGCACGTCCGTCCAATGCTCGTGGCACGAACCGGGACTGGCCTGCGCGCGCTGCGTCCACCCGTCCGACATCGAGCGCAGCGGTGACATCCCGACCACCGCCTTCGTGTCATACTGGGCGGGCCTGCTATTGGCCGCGGCATTCCTTCGATGCCGTGCTGGGGTGGCCCGGCCGATGAACGAGCAGGCCGCCTTCCTCTCAGCGCTTCGGCCGGAAAGCTGGGCCTATGCCTATTCGCCGATCTTGCCGCTGCCCGATTGTCCCGAATGCGGAGGGGCGCGGCGCGCCGCCTGA
- a CDS encoding UvrD-helicase domain-containing protein gives MIDSIEAARRHASALQESALAYAVDVWNPLEHVLWQVDQAGLVAEPTDAEASQLDGALACFLPDFRLILYRDDGSTFDKAFLIAHELGHALLGDAAGSCAIDFERSAEAAPIGEERIIEHGPKLRREMQMDLFARELLLPRRWVKALHLDERMTAEDITNKLGAPRSAVVQQLFDAMMLPEIAPPKEGAKQTKPLNDEQRDAARHRGVAYLLEAGPGTGKTQTLTARVADLLASAVDPRNILVLTFSNKAAAEMSERISGANSDAFAAMWIGTFHAFGLDLLRAFGDRLGLSQNPGLLDRTDAVAMLEDELPGLGLTHYRDIYDPTAIISDILAAISRAKDEVCDAETYRALAEAMLGKAQALSGDERDAAIIRAEEAREVAIVYARYEELKRGRNLVDFGDLVMLPVKLLEAHDDVAKHYRDKYTHVLVDEYQDVNRSSVRLLKALRPTGEGLWVVGDARQSIYRFRGASSHNITMFEADFPGAITADLVLNYRSNEEIVQLYSGFAKSMSGAGGKLKELVADRGLSGELPELRVVHDKHCIPPAIADAIAELRGLGRSYRDHCVLVSGNDRLADIGAGLEALGIPVLYLGSLFERPEIKELLSLLWLVSDPRGVGLVGTACMPEFKMTLAEVDAALSATANAGTDGRTWRDLGEDQGALSEVGRATIRLLRDALNGFDPAASPWHILSVVLLDRTRIAARIADSKEPRDVSSGLAIWQFMNFLRAQPPSWPAVPKLLARIRRLLRLADERGLRHLPAAASGIDAVRLMTIHGSKGLEFPVVHLPGLNADTMPKYPHMSRPKCPPPDGMIAGASGSAEDEFLVSHDEEQDCLFYVALSRARDRLRLYSCSHTARGTRKESSFIPRLGSDVVRLEVNPTRELPEAPSARRVPITFEPGCSWEAWHFDTYDGCPRRLLYEHILGVRGATERTPYRRVHDAVRKLCQSIAEADGVPDDAELERLAHEACDIPALAEHGYFDDFKRFATAMVQFFGDSRRDLEPVEPQSLSIEFGGDRVLVKPDDILRGVDGHVVRNIRTGHFKKSHVEKKFTARALVIAAQQAFPGSKVQVLHLADGLATDIPCKSGQEAKDRAKMSSMLASIRAGAFEAKPSAFTCPGCSALFVCDALPEGALSKKF, from the coding sequence ATGATCGATTCCATCGAAGCCGCGCGGCGGCACGCGTCCGCGCTCCAAGAATCGGCATTGGCCTACGCGGTCGATGTGTGGAACCCGCTCGAGCATGTCCTGTGGCAGGTCGATCAGGCCGGGCTTGTCGCGGAACCGACGGACGCTGAGGCGAGCCAGCTTGACGGCGCGCTGGCCTGCTTCCTCCCCGATTTCAGGCTGATCCTCTATCGCGATGACGGGAGCACCTTCGACAAGGCATTCTTGATTGCGCACGAGCTTGGGCATGCACTGCTCGGCGATGCCGCAGGAAGCTGCGCCATCGATTTTGAACGAAGCGCGGAAGCGGCACCGATCGGCGAAGAACGAATCATCGAGCATGGCCCGAAGCTTCGCCGGGAAATGCAGATGGATCTGTTCGCTCGCGAACTGCTGCTGCCAAGGCGATGGGTGAAGGCGCTTCACCTCGACGAGAGGATGACGGCCGAAGATATCACCAACAAGCTCGGAGCACCGCGCTCCGCGGTTGTGCAGCAGTTGTTCGACGCGATGATGCTTCCCGAAATCGCGCCGCCGAAAGAAGGCGCCAAGCAGACCAAGCCGCTCAACGACGAGCAGCGCGATGCGGCGCGGCACCGCGGCGTCGCCTATCTGCTCGAGGCGGGACCGGGCACTGGCAAGACCCAGACGTTGACTGCGAGGGTGGCAGACTTGCTGGCAAGCGCGGTCGATCCCCGGAACATCCTCGTTCTCACCTTTTCCAACAAGGCTGCCGCCGAGATGTCCGAGCGCATTTCCGGCGCAAACAGCGACGCATTCGCGGCGATGTGGATCGGGACCTTTCATGCGTTCGGGCTCGACCTGCTGCGCGCGTTCGGCGATCGCCTCGGGCTGAGTCAGAATCCAGGCCTCCTCGACCGAACCGACGCGGTCGCCATGCTCGAGGACGAACTGCCGGGCCTAGGCCTAACCCATTACCGCGACATCTACGATCCCACCGCAATCATCTCCGACATCCTCGCCGCCATTTCGCGGGCCAAGGACGAAGTCTGTGATGCCGAGACCTATAGGGCGCTCGCCGAGGCCATGCTGGGCAAGGCGCAGGCGCTTAGCGGTGACGAGCGCGACGCTGCGATCATCCGCGCCGAGGAGGCCCGCGAGGTCGCCATCGTCTATGCCCGCTATGAAGAGCTGAAGCGTGGGCGTAACCTCGTCGACTTCGGCGACCTCGTCATGCTGCCGGTGAAGCTGCTCGAAGCCCATGACGACGTCGCGAAACATTATCGCGACAAGTACACCCATGTCCTCGTCGACGAATATCAGGACGTCAATCGCAGCAGCGTCCGGCTCTTGAAGGCGCTCCGCCCGACGGGCGAGGGCCTCTGGGTGGTCGGCGACGCCCGCCAGTCAATCTACCGCTTCCGCGGCGCCTCGTCGCACAACATCACGATGTTCGAAGCGGATTTCCCAGGGGCAATCACCGCCGACCTCGTGCTAAATTATCGCTCCAACGAGGAGATCGTTCAGCTTTACTCGGGCTTCGCCAAATCGATGTCGGGCGCCGGCGGCAAGCTCAAGGAGCTGGTTGCCGATCGCGGCCTTTCGGGGGAGCTTCCCGAGCTGCGCGTCGTTCACGACAAGCACTGCATCCCGCCCGCGATCGCTGATGCGATTGCGGAGCTGCGGGGATTGGGCCGCAGCTACCGCGATCATTGTGTGCTCGTGTCGGGCAACGACCGGCTGGCCGACATCGGGGCCGGCCTCGAGGCGCTCGGGATTCCGGTGCTCTACCTCGGAAGCCTGTTCGAGCGGCCCGAGATCAAGGAGCTGCTGAGCCTGTTATGGCTCGTCAGCGATCCGCGGGGCGTCGGCCTTGTCGGCACGGCATGCATGCCGGAATTTAAGATGACACTGGCCGAGGTCGACGCAGCGTTGTCGGCAACGGCGAACGCGGGCACAGACGGCCGCACCTGGCGCGACCTTGGCGAGGACCAGGGAGCGCTAAGCGAGGTCGGACGGGCAACGATCCGCCTCTTGCGCGATGCGCTCAACGGCTTTGACCCTGCCGCGAGCCCGTGGCACATCCTCTCGGTCGTGCTGCTCGACCGGACGCGGATCGCGGCCCGCATCGCGGACTCGAAAGAGCCGCGGGACGTCTCGTCGGGCCTTGCCATCTGGCAGTTCATGAACTTCCTCCGCGCGCAGCCGCCGTCATGGCCTGCGGTGCCCAAGCTGCTTGCGAGAATTCGCCGCCTGTTGCGGCTCGCCGACGAACGGGGTCTGAGGCATTTGCCGGCGGCCGCCTCGGGGATTGACGCGGTTCGCCTGATGACGATTCACGGCTCGAAAGGCCTCGAGTTTCCGGTCGTGCACCTGCCCGGATTGAATGCCGACACTATGCCCAAATATCCGCACATGAGCCGGCCGAAGTGCCCGCCGCCCGACGGCATGATAGCCGGCGCTTCCGGTTCGGCCGAAGACGAATTTCTGGTGAGCCACGATGAGGAGCAGGATTGCCTGTTCTACGTCGCTCTGTCGCGCGCCCGCGACCGCTTGCGCCTCTACTCCTGCAGTCACACGGCGCGGGGCACGCGCAAGGAATCGAGCTTCATCCCCAGGCTGGGGTCCGACGTCGTGCGGCTGGAGGTGAACCCGACGCGCGAGCTTCCCGAAGCGCCGAGCGCGCGGCGGGTTCCGATCACGTTCGAACCGGGCTGCTCGTGGGAGGCTTGGCACTTCGACACCTACGATGGGTGCCCGCGGCGGCTGCTCTATGAGCATATCCTCGGCGTGCGCGGAGCGACCGAGCGGACGCCCTACCGGCGCGTGCACGACGCCGTACGCAAGCTCTGCCAAAGCATCGCCGAAGCGGACGGCGTTCCCGACGATGCCGAGCTCGAGCGGCTTGCCCACGAAGCGTGCGATATCCCGGCTCTCGCGGAACACGGCTATTTCGACGACTTCAAACGCTTTGCGACGGCGATGGTGCAGTTCTTCGGTGACTCGCGGAGGGATCTCGAACCGGTCGAACCACAGTCGCTGTCGATCGAGTTCGGCGGCGATCGTGTCCTGGTGAAGCCGGACGACATCCTGCGCGGTGTCGACGGCCATGTTGTCCGCAACATTAGGACCGGGCACTTCAAGAAAAGCCATGTCGAAAAGAAGTTTACCGCCCGGGCGCTGGTAATCGCCGCTCAGCAGGCCTTTCCCGGCTCGAAAGTGCAGGTGCTTCATCTCGCCGACGGCCTCGCGACCGACATTCCTTGCAAGAGCGGCCAAGAGGCGAAGGACCGGGCGAAGATGAGCTCGATGCTGGCGTCCATACGTGCCGGCGCATTCGAAGCGAAGCCAAGCGCCTTCACCTGCCCGGGCTGCTCCGCGTTGTTCGTCTGCGACGCGCTGCCCGAAGGCGCGCTCTCCAAGAAATTTTGA
- the rmuC gene encoding DNA recombination protein RmuC — MDLIVVATLALALIAVVLCVLILLKVGRPTALPEELKTRIAVLEQLVTGLPGTVREEARAGREELRGAVGAQTETLETRFVAFETRLGEFGKAQTEQLTAMRSEASDGRSKLEDAVQRNADGFAKTQSERLAETIDAVRSLSDRLLASQREGRDEQRLALEAVAGRVGQLIDSNEKRQEALRETVAGGLETLRNDNADKLEKMRATVEEKLQGTLEKRLGESFQLVSDRLEQVHKGLGEMQNLATGVGDLKRVLSNVKSRGGWGEVQLGMLLEDMLTKDQFATNVRIRPDSGEVVEYAVRLPGRGEDDKPLWLPIDAKFPHEDYDRLLQAQDGAVAEEVEKAALALERAIRLQAKTICEKYVHPPYSTDFAIMYLPTEGLFAEVIRRPGLANELQTKHRVMVQGPTTLAALLTSLQMGFRTLAIEKRSSEVWQVLGAAKAEFMKYGQVWEKLGRQLDTAKRTVDEAGRRTRAVTKRLRDVETLDGTDAPDLLELVSPNPEADDLNEDDLQHAAE, encoded by the coding sequence ATGGACCTGATTGTCGTTGCAACCCTGGCGCTCGCGCTCATCGCCGTCGTGCTATGCGTCCTCATCCTCCTCAAAGTCGGCCGGCCCACCGCTTTGCCCGAGGAATTGAAGACAAGGATTGCGGTGCTCGAGCAGCTCGTAACCGGGCTTCCCGGCACCGTACGAGAGGAAGCGCGGGCCGGCCGCGAGGAACTGCGCGGCGCGGTCGGAGCGCAGACCGAAACCCTCGAAACGCGGTTCGTCGCGTTCGAGACGAGGCTCGGTGAATTCGGCAAGGCGCAGACCGAGCAGCTGACCGCGATGCGCTCCGAAGCATCGGACGGCCGGTCCAAGCTTGAAGACGCCGTGCAACGCAACGCCGACGGCTTTGCCAAGACCCAATCGGAGCGGCTCGCAGAAACGATCGACGCGGTCCGCAGCCTCTCCGATCGGCTGCTGGCGTCGCAACGGGAAGGCCGGGACGAGCAGCGTTTGGCGCTCGAAGCCGTAGCCGGTAGGGTCGGCCAGCTCATCGATAGCAACGAGAAAAGGCAGGAAGCGCTTCGGGAGACCGTCGCAGGCGGACTGGAAACCCTACGTAACGACAATGCCGATAAGCTCGAGAAGATGCGGGCGACTGTCGAGGAGAAGCTCCAGGGGACACTTGAAAAGCGGCTCGGCGAATCCTTCCAACTCGTCAGCGACCGCCTCGAGCAAGTCCACAAGGGTCTCGGCGAAATGCAGAACCTCGCAACCGGTGTTGGGGATCTCAAGCGCGTGCTCAGCAATGTTAAGTCGCGCGGTGGATGGGGCGAGGTTCAGCTTGGGATGCTGCTCGAAGACATGCTCACCAAGGATCAATTTGCGACCAACGTTCGGATACGGCCTGATTCCGGAGAGGTGGTCGAATATGCTGTTAGGCTTCCTGGCCGAGGCGAGGATGACAAACCCTTATGGCTGCCGATCGATGCCAAGTTCCCGCACGAGGATTATGATCGGCTACTGCAGGCTCAAGATGGCGCGGTCGCGGAGGAGGTGGAGAAGGCGGCATTGGCGCTCGAGCGAGCCATCAGGCTTCAGGCAAAGACCATCTGCGAGAAATACGTACATCCGCCTTATTCAACGGACTTCGCTATTATGTACCTTCCGACGGAAGGTCTGTTTGCTGAGGTAATTCGTCGGCCTGGTCTCGCCAACGAGCTTCAAACGAAGCATCGCGTCATGGTACAGGGGCCGACCACGCTCGCGGCTCTGTTGACCAGCCTCCAGATGGGATTCCGCACTCTCGCCATTGAGAAGCGATCGAGCGAGGTCTGGCAGGTTCTGGGTGCGGCTAAAGCCGAGTTTATGAAATATGGCCAGGTTTGGGAAAAGCTCGGTCGACAGCTCGACACTGCGAAGCGAACGGTTGATGAAGCAGGCCGTCGGACACGTGCAGTGACCAAGCGCCTCCGTGATGTTGAAACCCTGGACGGCACCGACGCGCCAGACTTGCTCGAGCTCGTCTCTCCAAACCCCGAGGCCGATGACCTTAATGAGGACGATCTCCAACACGCGGCCGAGTAA